A stretch of Bradyrhizobium diazoefficiens DNA encodes these proteins:
- a CDS encoding tetratricopeptide repeat protein, whose product MNSRVSWSVDGIDPSVRERAEAAARRAGMSLNDWLNSTLGETAPPNFRGPYEQRQDQRPDPRAQQMPSQGPDQGPSQESREVADIHQRLDAITQQIERISKPAAPRRDSSRERDVSREQGVARQLNDAISRLDARLSQIARPQQPQQPQAPQQPQAPRPAPVVARQRQADAVERAAAQVYRSSPPLSPASFDVAVAEITARQSELDGFAPRQMPPRAAPPIAPAATYTPTPLPPMAPPTPAYAPPPPQPGPDFSSLERHLLKITSQIESLQRPDNTEQAINGFRAELAEIRNAITEAMPRRAIESIENEIRSLHRRIDETRSSGTDGQVLSGIENALSDIKQVLRTLTPAEQLTGYDEAIRNLGAKLDLILRANDDPSTVRQLEGAISALRGIVSNVASNEALARLSEDVQLLSSKVDQVTRAPSHSDSFAVLEQRIAALTSALETRERPQPAESTEHLEGAIRALSDRFDRMQVGNDSASTFAHLEQRVSYLLERIEAASDSRGGNFTRVEDGLHDILRHLERQQATYSALAESRSSAPPPDSGMVDLVKRELSDIRFSQSETNRSTQDSLEAVHNTLGHVVDRLSMIEGDLRAVRTAPPAPAPTAAPMPMVEPPPMAREQRPPQPNYDPKPELPNPAASQQPAHSSFVAAPREFHAAAPAAPPPAQATPLLPPRAISEILEPHTAPARAAIAPELPPDHPLEPGTRPNGRPATPFERIAASESAISEIPAAPKEPVSSSSFIAAARRAAQAAAAQPPEKPARGVKAAITARTKDKGQAKGQAAGQEGGSTITSKIRSLLVGASVVVIVLGTFKMAMNLLEGGSTQPAPQAMENTSSQPTPQAPPVESKPAAPEQVTPSMTSPTPIGKQSLNNAARAPVTTSGNTASVEIPPAPAAAPTPPAANSDITGALSGMSRARLGTVQVPPSEKLPDGIGGPGLRTAAMKGDATAAYEIGVRFAEGKGVAANYDEAAKWYDRAAQAGVVPATFRLGTLYEKGLGVKKDVDIARRYYTQAAERGNAKAMHNLAVLDADGGGRGANYKSAAQWFRKAADRGVADSQFNLGILYARGIGVEQNLAESYKWFSLAAAQGDGDSSTKRDDVAKRLDPQSLAAAKLAIQTFSAEPQPDDAVSVHAPAGGWDTAPQASTKPAPKPVAAKKSASAAH is encoded by the coding sequence ATGAATTCGCGCGTATCGTGGAGTGTTGACGGCATCGATCCATCCGTGAGGGAGCGGGCCGAAGCTGCTGCGCGTCGCGCCGGCATGTCGCTCAATGATTGGCTGAACTCCACGCTCGGCGAGACTGCCCCGCCAAACTTTCGCGGCCCTTACGAGCAGCGTCAGGACCAGCGTCCCGATCCGCGCGCTCAGCAGATGCCGAGCCAAGGACCCGACCAGGGACCGAGTCAGGAAAGCCGCGAAGTCGCCGACATCCATCAGCGGCTCGACGCGATCACCCAGCAGATCGAACGCATTTCAAAGCCCGCCGCACCGCGCCGGGACTCTTCTCGCGAAAGAGACGTGTCGCGCGAGCAGGGCGTCGCCCGCCAGCTCAACGACGCGATCTCGCGGCTCGATGCCCGGCTCTCGCAGATCGCGCGGCCCCAGCAGCCGCAGCAACCTCAAGCACCGCAGCAGCCTCAGGCGCCGCGGCCGGCACCGGTCGTAGCGCGCCAACGCCAGGCCGATGCGGTCGAGCGCGCGGCAGCCCAAGTCTATCGCAGCTCACCACCGCTGAGCCCCGCGTCGTTCGATGTCGCCGTCGCCGAGATCACTGCACGGCAGAGCGAGCTCGACGGATTCGCACCGCGGCAGATGCCGCCGCGCGCCGCGCCGCCGATTGCGCCCGCGGCAACCTATACACCGACGCCGTTGCCGCCGATGGCGCCGCCCACGCCTGCCTATGCTCCGCCGCCACCGCAGCCGGGGCCGGATTTCTCGTCGCTCGAACGCCATCTGCTCAAGATCACCAGCCAGATCGAATCGCTGCAGCGTCCTGACAATACCGAGCAGGCGATCAACGGCTTCCGCGCCGAGCTCGCCGAGATCCGCAACGCCATCACCGAGGCGATGCCGCGCCGCGCGATCGAATCGATCGAGAACGAGATCCGCTCGCTGCACCGTCGTATCGACGAGACCCGCTCGTCCGGCACCGACGGCCAGGTTCTGTCTGGCATCGAGAACGCGCTGTCCGATATCAAGCAGGTGCTGCGCACGCTGACGCCGGCCGAACAGCTCACCGGCTATGACGAAGCGATCCGCAATCTCGGCGCCAAGCTCGATCTGATCCTGCGCGCCAACGACGATCCCTCGACGGTGCGCCAGCTCGAAGGCGCGATCTCGGCGCTGCGCGGCATCGTCTCGAACGTCGCCTCCAACGAAGCGCTGGCACGCCTGTCCGAGGACGTGCAGCTGCTGTCGTCCAAGGTCGACCAGGTCACCCGCGCTCCCAGCCACAGCGACAGCTTTGCGGTGCTGGAGCAGCGCATCGCCGCGCTGACGTCTGCGCTGGAAACGCGCGAGCGGCCACAACCGGCCGAGAGCACCGAACACCTGGAAGGCGCCATCCGCGCGCTGTCGGACCGTTTCGACCGCATGCAGGTCGGCAACGACTCGGCCTCGACCTTCGCGCATCTCGAGCAGCGGGTCTCCTATCTGCTGGAGCGCATCGAAGCCGCCTCCGATTCGCGCGGCGGAAACTTCACCCGTGTCGAGGACGGGCTGCACGACATCTTGCGGCACCTCGAACGGCAACAAGCGACCTATTCCGCGCTCGCCGAGAGCCGCAGCTCGGCGCCGCCGCCCGATTCCGGCATGGTCGATCTGGTCAAGCGCGAACTCTCAGACATCCGCTTCAGCCAGTCCGAGACCAACCGCAGCACGCAGGATTCGCTGGAGGCCGTGCACAACACGCTCGGCCACGTCGTCGATCGCCTCTCGATGATCGAGGGCGATCTGCGCGCGGTGCGCACGGCGCCGCCGGCCCCTGCCCCGACGGCTGCGCCGATGCCGATGGTCGAGCCGCCGCCGATGGCGCGCGAGCAACGGCCGCCGCAGCCGAACTACGATCCGAAGCCCGAGCTGCCGAATCCGGCCGCTTCGCAACAGCCGGCGCACTCCAGCTTCGTCGCCGCGCCGCGTGAATTCCATGCCGCAGCGCCGGCCGCCCCGCCGCCAGCGCAAGCCACACCACTTTTGCCGCCGCGCGCGATCAGCGAGATCCTGGAGCCGCACACGGCGCCCGCGCGCGCCGCGATCGCGCCCGAACTGCCGCCGGATCATCCGCTCGAGCCCGGCACCCGCCCGAACGGCCGCCCCGCTACGCCGTTCGAGCGCATTGCCGCGTCCGAGAGCGCGATCAGCGAAATCCCCGCCGCGCCGAAGGAGCCGGTGTCGTCGTCGAGCTTCATCGCGGCCGCGCGCCGCGCCGCGCAAGCTGCCGCCGCACAGCCGCCGGAAAAGCCCGCCCGTGGCGTCAAGGCCGCGATCACGGCCCGCACCAAGGACAAGGGTCAAGCAAAAGGACAAGCCGCGGGTCAGGAAGGTGGCTCGACCATCACCTCGAAAATCCGCTCGCTGCTGGTCGGCGCGAGCGTGGTCGTGATCGTGCTCGGCACCTTCAAGATGGCGATGAACCTGCTCGAAGGCGGCAGCACACAGCCGGCGCCGCAGGCGATGGAGAACACGTCGAGCCAGCCCACACCGCAGGCGCCGCCGGTCGAGAGCAAGCCCGCCGCGCCCGAGCAGGTCACGCCATCGATGACCTCGCCGACGCCGATCGGCAAGCAGTCCCTGAACAATGCCGCGCGGGCGCCTGTGACGACTTCCGGCAACACGGCTTCGGTCGAAATTCCGCCCGCTCCCGCCGCAGCGCCAACCCCGCCCGCGGCGAACAGCGATATCACCGGCGCGCTGTCGGGCATGAGCCGCGCACGGCTCGGCACGGTGCAGGTGCCGCCGAGCGAGAAGCTGCCTGACGGCATCGGCGGTCCGGGCCTGCGCACCGCCGCGATGAAGGGCGATGCGACCGCGGCCTACGAGATCGGCGTGCGCTTTGCCGAAGGCAAGGGCGTGGCCGCGAACTACGACGAAGCCGCTAAATGGTACGACCGCGCGGCGCAGGCCGGCGTGGTGCCGGCGACCTTCCGCCTCGGCACGCTCTACGAAAAGGGCTTAGGGGTGAAGAAGGACGTCGACATCGCCCGCCGCTACTACACGCAGGCGGCTGAGCGCGGCAACGCCAAGGCGATGCACAATCTCGCGGTGCTCGACGCCGACGGCGGCGGACGCGGCGCCAACTACAAGAGCGCGGCGCAATGGTTCCGCAAGGCCGCCGATCGCGGCGTCGCCGACAGCCAGTTCAACCTCGGCATCCTCTACGCCCGCGGCATCGGCGTCGAACAGAACCTCGCCGAATCCTACAAATGGTTCAGCCTGGCTGCCGCCCAAGGGGACGGAGATTCGTCGACCAAGCGCGACGACGTCGCCAAGCGCCTCGATCCGCAATCGCTCGCCGCCGCCAAGCTCGCGATCCAGACTTTTAGCGCCGAGCCGCAGCCCGACGACGCCGTCAGTGTCCATGCGCCTGCCGGCGGCTGGGACACCGCGCCGCAGGCGAGCACCAAGCCGGCGCCGAAGCCGGTCGCTGCGAAGAAGTCGGCGTCGGCCGCGCATTAA
- a CDS encoding LysR family transcriptional regulator: MLDLELLRSFVSVVEAGGFTRAGERVHRTQSTVSQQIKRLEEDVGQVLLHRDGKDVRPTEAGERLLSYARRLLTLAEEARDVLRDEGEGAIRLGIPEDFAAYRLAKLLGAFSRSHPGLRLDVRADQSKNLSRDLERGELDLALFKREAGAKGAIAVWPERVHWVTSKSHPIDVAVPSVPLIGFPLGCLYRAGAIHALESAGRAWHMSYSSSSLAGIQAAVAAGMGLSILSEMSIQADHRVLTAKDGFAPINRTEVALMAAPNATSATLRLADRLAEFCETVQAKAA; encoded by the coding sequence GTGCTCGATCTGGAGCTTCTGCGCAGCTTCGTCTCGGTCGTCGAGGCCGGCGGCTTCACCCGCGCCGGCGAGCGCGTCCACCGCACCCAATCGACCGTCAGCCAGCAAATCAAGCGGTTGGAGGAGGATGTCGGCCAGGTGCTGTTGCACCGTGACGGCAAGGACGTCCGCCCGACCGAGGCCGGCGAGCGGCTGCTTTCCTATGCACGGCGGCTGCTCACGCTCGCGGAGGAAGCACGCGACGTGCTGCGCGACGAGGGCGAAGGCGCGATCCGGCTCGGCATCCCCGAGGATTTCGCGGCGTATCGGCTGGCAAAGCTGCTGGGCGCGTTCTCGCGCTCGCATCCGGGCTTGCGGCTCGATGTGCGCGCCGACCAGAGCAAGAATCTGTCCCGCGACCTCGAACGCGGCGAGCTCGACCTTGCGCTGTTCAAGCGCGAGGCCGGCGCGAAGGGCGCGATCGCGGTGTGGCCGGAGCGGGTGCATTGGGTCACCAGCAAGAGCCATCCGATCGACGTCGCCGTGCCGTCGGTGCCGTTGATCGGCTTTCCGCTCGGCTGCCTCTACCGCGCCGGCGCCATTCACGCGCTGGAAAGTGCCGGCCGCGCCTGGCACATGTCCTATTCGTCATCGAGCCTTGCCGGCATCCAGGCCGCCGTCGCCGCCGGCATGGGCCTGAGCATTCTGTCGGAGATGTCGATCCAGGCCGACCATCGCGTGCTGACCGCCAAGGATGGTTTTGCGCCGATCAACCGCACCGAAGTGGCGCTGATGGCCGCGCCCAACGCCACGTCCGCGACGCTGCGGCTGGCGGACCGGCTCGCGGAGTTTTGCGAGACCGTGCAGGCGAAGGCGGCGTGA
- a CDS encoding RES domain-containing protein has protein sequence MTPLPAPLGGSELVAWRLDQSKYAATWDSGEGAFLVGGRWNSRGVRAVYCAIDPATAILEVAVHKGFRALDTVPHVITAATIDPDGVFVVEPSTVPNPNWLRPGIPSAGQQAFGDELLAKHRFVVIPSVVSTASWNLIFIDSNASGSYKLRSQDPFALDTRLHPPVR, from the coding sequence GTGACGCCGCTTCCTGCACCGCTCGGAGGCTCCGAGCTGGTGGCCTGGCGTCTCGATCAATCCAAATACGCGGCCACTTGGGACAGTGGCGAGGGGGCGTTTTTGGTCGGCGGCCGTTGGAATAGCCGAGGCGTTCGGGCCGTGTACTGTGCGATCGATCCCGCTACGGCGATTCTGGAGGTCGCCGTCCATAAGGGATTTCGCGCGCTGGACACCGTGCCTCATGTGATCACGGCGGCAACCATCGATCCGGACGGCGTCTTTGTGGTCGAGCCCTCTACGGTTCCAAACCCCAATTGGCTGAGGCCGGGGATACCGAGTGCCGGCCAGCAGGCGTTCGGGGACGAATTGCTGGCAAAACACAGGTTCGTTGTGATTCCGAGTGTGGTTTCGACCGCGAGCTGGAACCTGATTTTCATCGATTCCAACGCCTCCGGCTCCTACAAACTGAGATCCCAGGATCCATTTGCCTTGGACACCCGTTTGCATCCACCTGTTCGTTAA
- the pdeM gene encoding ligase-associated DNA damage response endonuclease PdeM has translation MTEQVALSISSTRTLDVAGVSLHADLSGALFWEEQRLLVVSDLHLEKGSSFATRGVLLPPYDTLATLGRLAAVISRHDPRMVIALGDSFHDRSAHERLSADDRDAVAALQTGRDWIWISGNHDPMLPRDLGGTIADEVAIGPITFRHEPTGAHGEIAGHLHPKARVSTRGRSMERRCFASDGERAVMPAFGAYAGGLSIRDAAFAKIFPKNGFVAHLLGDRRVHAIAASRCY, from the coding sequence ATGACGGAGCAAGTGGCGCTATCGATCTCATCAACGCGCACACTGGATGTCGCCGGGGTGTCACTTCACGCCGATCTCTCCGGCGCGTTGTTCTGGGAAGAGCAGCGCCTGCTCGTCGTTTCTGATCTGCATCTGGAGAAGGGTTCCAGCTTCGCCACACGCGGCGTGCTGCTGCCGCCTTACGACACGCTGGCGACGCTCGGCCGGCTCGCTGCTGTCATCTCCCGCCATGACCCTCGAATGGTCATCGCGCTCGGCGACAGTTTTCATGACCGCTCCGCGCATGAGCGGCTTTCGGCGGATGATCGTGACGCGGTCGCAGCGCTCCAGACGGGGCGCGACTGGATCTGGATCTCAGGCAATCACGATCCGATGCTGCCGCGCGATCTCGGCGGCACCATTGCCGACGAAGTCGCAATTGGCCCAATCACCTTCCGTCACGAGCCGACCGGCGCGCATGGCGAGATCGCCGGCCATCTCCATCCCAAGGCCCGCGTCTCGACGCGCGGCCGCTCGATGGAGCGTCGCTGCTTTGCCAGTGACGGTGAGCGCGCCGTGATGCCGGCGTTTGGCGCTTATGCCGGCGGCCTCAGCATCCGCGACGCGGCGTTCGCAAAAATCTTTCCGAAGAACGGCTTTGTCGCCCACCTGCTCGGCGACCGCCGCGTGCACGCGATTGCCGCATCGCGGTGTTATTGA
- a CDS encoding ligase-associated DNA damage response DEXH box helicase, producing the protein MPPRILKISAEPAALLPDRFQQWFSARGWSPREHQLALLEKAREDASALLIAPTGAGKTLAGFLPTLVELSSTPSAPAKSVVSTGRAVQRSAGLHTLYISPLKALAVDIARNLERPIAEMSLPIKVETRTGDTPVSRRQRQRRYPPDILLTTPEQLALLLSSDDAPFLFASLKRIVLDELHALVTSKRGDLLSLGLARLWRLAPQMRVIGLSATVAEPESLARFLVPQPKDNAESADIVIAGGAAPPLVEMLDTRERLPWAGHSARHALPEIYELIKANKTTLVFVNTRSQAEMLFQNLWSMNDDNLAIALHHGSLDVAQRRKVEDAMSAGRLRGVVCTSSLDLGVDWGDVDLVVNIGAPKGSSRLMQRIGRANHRLDEASRAVLVPANRFEVLECRVAIDAIAENAQDTPPLRTGALDVLAQHVLGCACGEPFLSDELYAEVRTAAPYADLSRQDFDDVVDFVASGGYALKTYERFARIKQDKEGRWRVANPKVRQSYRMNVGTIVEDDMLKVRLVRSRGGGAGSTGVIARGGRLLGEIEEAFIEGLSPGDTFVFSGEVVRYETLVEDQVYVSRANDKDPKVPSYMGGKFPLSTYLAERVRRLLDDGHAWKGLPEQVRDWLSQQKDVSRVPAVRELLVESFPRANKHYIVCYPFEGRLAHQTLGMLLTRRLERARARPLGFVANEYAVAIWALGDLSFMIRDGRIDLDALFDPDMLGDDLEAWLAESALMKRTFRNCAIISGLIARRHTGEEKSRRQVLFSTDLVYDVLRKHQADHVLLRAARADAATGLLDLRRLSDMLVRIQGRITHRELDHVSPLAVPVMLEIGRESVYGEAGDELLAEAAEELVKEAMS; encoded by the coding sequence GTGCCGCCCCGCATTCTCAAAATATCGGCCGAGCCGGCCGCGCTGCTGCCCGACCGTTTCCAGCAATGGTTTTCGGCCCGCGGCTGGTCGCCGCGTGAGCATCAGCTCGCGCTGCTGGAGAAAGCGCGAGAAGACGCTAGCGCGCTGCTGATCGCGCCGACCGGCGCCGGCAAGACGCTGGCGGGATTTCTGCCGACGCTGGTGGAGCTGAGTTCTACTCCCTCGGCACCGGCGAAATCCGTCGTCTCCACCGGCCGCGCCGTCCAGCGCAGCGCCGGTCTCCACACACTCTACATCTCGCCGCTGAAGGCGCTGGCCGTCGACATTGCCCGCAATCTGGAACGGCCGATTGCCGAGATGAGCCTGCCGATTAAGGTCGAGACCCGCACCGGCGACACGCCGGTGTCGCGGCGCCAGCGGCAGCGGCGCTATCCGCCTGACATCCTGTTGACGACGCCCGAGCAGCTCGCGCTGCTGCTGTCCTCCGACGACGCGCCGTTCCTGTTCGCCTCGTTAAAGCGCATCGTGCTCGATGAGCTGCACGCGCTGGTGACGTCCAAGCGCGGCGATCTGCTATCGCTGGGGCTGGCGCGGCTGTGGCGGCTGGCACCGCAGATGCGCGTCATCGGTCTGTCGGCGACGGTCGCCGAGCCGGAATCGCTGGCCCGCTTCCTTGTGCCGCAGCCGAAGGACAACGCCGAATCGGCCGACATCGTCATCGCCGGCGGTGCCGCGCCGCCGCTGGTCGAGATGCTCGACACACGCGAGCGGTTGCCCTGGGCCGGCCACAGCGCGCGCCACGCGCTTCCCGAAATCTACGAGCTGATCAAGGCAAACAAGACCACGCTGGTCTTCGTCAACACCCGCAGCCAGGCCGAGATGCTGTTCCAGAATCTCTGGAGCATGAATGACGACAACCTTGCGATCGCCCTGCATCACGGCTCGCTCGACGTCGCGCAACGGCGCAAGGTCGAGGACGCCATGTCGGCGGGCAGACTGCGCGGCGTGGTCTGCACCTCCTCGCTCGACCTCGGCGTCGACTGGGGCGATGTCGATCTTGTCGTCAATATTGGCGCGCCCAAGGGCTCCTCGCGCTTGATGCAGCGCATTGGCCGCGCCAACCACCGTCTCGACGAGGCTTCCCGCGCCGTGCTGGTGCCGGCCAATCGCTTCGAGGTGCTGGAATGCCGCGTCGCCATCGACGCCATCGCCGAGAATGCACAGGACACGCCGCCACTGCGCACCGGCGCGCTCGACGTGCTGGCCCAGCACGTGCTTGGCTGCGCCTGTGGCGAGCCGTTTCTCTCGGATGAACTCTATGCCGAAGTGCGCACCGCCGCACCCTACGCGGATCTCTCGCGGCAGGATTTCGACGACGTCGTCGATTTCGTCGCCTCCGGCGGCTACGCGCTGAAGACCTATGAGCGCTTCGCCCGCATCAAGCAGGACAAGGAGGGACGCTGGCGCGTCGCCAATCCAAAGGTGCGGCAGAGTTATCGGATGAATGTCGGCACCATCGTCGAGGACGACATGCTGAAGGTGCGGCTGGTGCGCTCGCGCGGCGGCGGTGCCGGATCGACGGGCGTGATCGCGCGCGGCGGCAGGTTGCTCGGCGAGATCGAAGAGGCCTTCATCGAAGGCCTCTCGCCCGGCGATACCTTCGTGTTCAGCGGCGAGGTGGTGCGCTACGAGACCCTGGTCGAGGACCAGGTCTATGTCTCGCGCGCCAACGACAAGGACCCGAAGGTGCCGTCCTATATGGGCGGCAAGTTTCCGCTCTCGACCTATCTCGCCGAGCGGGTTCGGCGCCTGCTCGACGACGGGCACGCGTGGAAAGGATTGCCGGAGCAGGTGCGCGACTGGCTGTCACAGCAAAAGGACGTGTCGCGCGTGCCGGCCGTGCGTGAGCTGCTGGTGGAAAGTTTTCCACGCGCGAACAAGCATTATATCGTCTGCTATCCCTTTGAAGGCCGGCTCGCGCACCAGACGCTGGGCATGCTGCTTACGCGCCGGCTCGAGCGCGCCCGCGCCCGGCCGCTCGGCTTCGTCGCCAACGAATATGCGGTGGCGATCTGGGCGCTGGGCGACCTGTCCTTCATGATTAGAGATGGCCGGATCGACCTCGACGCGCTGTTCGATCCCGACATGCTCGGCGACGACCTCGAGGCGTGGCTCGCTGAATCCGCGCTGATGAAGCGCACGTTCCGCAATTGCGCGATCATCTCCGGCCTGATCGCGCGACGCCATACCGGCGAGGAGAAAAGCCGGCGCCAGGTGCTGTTCTCGACCGATCTGGTCTATGACGTCTTGCGCAAACACCAGGCCGATCATGTCCTCTTGCGCGCCGCCCGCGCCGATGCCGCCACCGGTCTGCTCGATCTGCGCCGCCTCAGCGATATGCTCGTCCGCATCCAGGGCCGCATCACCCACCGGGAACTCGACCACGTCTCCCCGCTCGCCGTCCCCGTGATGCTGGAAATCGGCCGCGAGTCAGTTTATGGCGAAGCTGGAGACGAGCTCTTGGCCGAAGCCGCCGAAGAGTTGGTCAAAGAGGCGATGTCGTAG
- a CDS encoding MBL fold metallo-hydrolase, with product MPVSITLIGGPTALIEIDGFRLLTDPTFDAPGAYELPHVKLEKTIGPAMKAEAIGPIDAVLLSHDQHSDNLDKSGRDYLLNAPRALTTEAGARRLGGHVEGLAPWATAHLKDDDDNTLTITATPARHGPAGIEPLSGDVIGFVVQSSRKDTRAVYISGDTTWFDGVAEVARRFKCGVVLPFAGAAQTRGPFHLTMDTNDTIETARAFPDAMIVPVHTEGWAHFRQNSEDLRKTFDVLGFGTRLRLLEPGVPTVVEAP from the coding sequence ATGCCTGTTTCCATCACCCTGATCGGCGGGCCCACTGCGCTGATCGAGATCGACGGCTTTCGCCTGCTCACCGATCCCACCTTCGACGCGCCCGGTGCTTACGAATTACCGCATGTGAAGCTGGAAAAGACCATCGGTCCCGCAATGAAGGCCGAAGCGATCGGCCCGATCGACGCCGTGCTGCTCAGCCACGACCAGCACTCGGACAATCTCGACAAGTCCGGCCGCGACTATCTGCTTAATGCGCCGCGCGCGCTGACGACGGAGGCCGGCGCGAGACGTCTCGGTGGTCATGTCGAGGGCCTCGCGCCCTGGGCGACTGCGCATCTGAAGGACGACGACGACAACACGCTGACGATCACCGCGACGCCCGCGCGCCACGGCCCGGCCGGCATCGAGCCGTTGTCGGGCGACGTCATCGGCTTCGTGGTGCAGTCGAGCCGAAAGGACACGCGCGCGGTTTACATCAGCGGCGATACCACCTGGTTCGACGGCGTCGCCGAGGTCGCGCGCCGCTTCAAATGCGGCGTGGTGCTGCCGTTCGCCGGCGCTGCGCAGACCCGCGGGCCGTTCCATCTCACCATGGACACCAACGACACCATAGAGACCGCGCGCGCCTTCCCCGATGCGATGATCGTTCCCGTGCACACCGAAGGCTGGGCGCATTTCCGCCAGAACAGCGAGGACCTGCGCAAGACGTTCGACGTGCTCGGCTTCGGCACGCGGCTGCGGCTGCTGGAGCCCGGCGTGCCGACGGTAGTCGAGGCGCCCTAG
- a CDS encoding antitoxin Xre/MbcA/ParS toxin-binding domain-containing protein, with protein sequence MDERAQSPDVARLAAVARLLGGTSTFRKMPRSPLEAHEILVNGLPSKALLYLVANFAFLRWDDSFARAIGMSHRTYQRHTAEDIRQLSSEQSGRAWKLAEILAKATSIFGSKQEAEQWLERPAIGLDQRKPIDLLATPAGVELVEDFLARLEYGVYA encoded by the coding sequence ATGGACGAACGAGCTCAATCTCCTGACGTTGCCCGGCTAGCGGCGGTCGCTCGACTTCTCGGAGGGACCTCCACCTTCCGAAAGATGCCTCGGAGCCCATTGGAGGCTCACGAAATTCTCGTGAACGGCCTTCCATCCAAGGCACTGCTGTATTTGGTCGCGAATTTCGCTTTTCTCCGCTGGGACGATTCGTTCGCCAGGGCGATCGGAATGAGCCACCGAACCTATCAGCGGCATACGGCCGAAGATATTCGTCAGCTCAGCTCCGAGCAGAGTGGCCGCGCGTGGAAGCTCGCAGAGATATTGGCGAAGGCGACTTCGATTTTCGGATCGAAGCAAGAGGCCGAACAATGGCTGGAACGTCCGGCCATCGGTCTCGATCAACGCAAGCCGATCGATCTGCTGGCGACCCCTGCCGGCGTCGAGCTCGTCGAGGATTTTCTCGCACGGCTTGAGTATGGCGTTTACGCGTGA
- a CDS encoding DMT family transporter: MSLAPSMSVPRSRFNTLPLAIGVFCLLWSYAFVAGKIGVTHCPPLILLAARFSLAGILILGATLVRGDDWSLSWRDAAIFAVLGVANNALYLGLGYTGLQSVSAGLGGLIVSANPVFTAALAALLLGEGMTWRKASGLLLGIIGVIAIVWHRLSIGTDSFHGIMFTLASLASIVAGTILFKLLAPKGSLWIGNGVQNLAAGIVLTPVALTFADVHLIDVTPGLIGAFAFLVLGGSILAYWLWFHLLKVCGATAASAYHFLMPPLGMLFAYLVLGEHVEARDLLGIIPVAVGIYLVTRPAKSPLERPVA; this comes from the coding sequence ATGTCCCTTGCCCCCTCGATGTCCGTCCCCCGCAGCCGCTTCAATACCCTGCCGCTTGCTATCGGCGTGTTCTGCCTGCTCTGGAGCTACGCCTTCGTCGCCGGCAAGATCGGCGTCACCCATTGTCCGCCGCTGATCCTGCTCGCCGCGCGCTTCTCGCTCGCCGGCATCTTGATCCTCGGTGCAACGCTGGTCCGCGGTGATGACTGGTCGCTGTCCTGGCGCGACGCTGCGATCTTCGCGGTGCTAGGCGTTGCCAACAACGCACTTTATCTCGGGCTCGGTTACACCGGTCTGCAATCAGTGTCCGCCGGTCTCGGCGGCCTGATCGTCTCGGCCAACCCGGTATTCACGGCGGCGCTCGCCGCGCTGTTGCTCGGCGAAGGCATGACCTGGCGCAAGGCCAGCGGGTTGTTGCTCGGCATCATCGGCGTGATAGCGATCGTCTGGCATCGCCTGTCGATCGGCACCGACTCGTTTCACGGCATCATGTTCACGCTGGCCTCGCTCGCCTCCATCGTCGCCGGCACCATCCTGTTCAAGCTGCTGGCGCCAAAGGGAAGCCTGTGGATCGGTAATGGCGTGCAGAATCTCGCCGCCGGCATCGTGCTGACGCCGGTCGCGCTGACCTTCGCGGACGTTCATTTGATCGACGTCACGCCAGGCTTGATCGGCGCCTTCGCCTTCCTCGTGCTCGGCGGCTCGATCCTGGCTTACTGGCTCTGGTTTCATCTCCTGAAAGTGTGTGGCGCCACCGCCGCCAGTGCCTATCATTTCCTGATGCCGCCGCTCGGCATGCTGTTCGCGTATCTCGTGCTCGGCGAGCACGTCGAGGCGCGTGACCTGCTCGGGATCATTCCGGTGGCGGTCGGCATTTACCTGGTGACGCGCCCCGCCAAGTCTCCTCTTGAAAGGCCCGTCGCGTAA